From Candidatus Poribacteria bacterium, one genomic window encodes:
- a CDS encoding LamG domain-containing protein, with the protein MTVSPEKCCSMQKPSEFSSGGVTPPLQEVDFMKVLAIFLLTLGCVVAANTMSEAVREDDMALYLSFDEVKGDTAIDKSKHGNDATIHKGKIAKGKHGDSVELSGEAGGWIEVPDSDSLDITDEITLMCWVYPTEFTNEWFRIIVKTWAGDTAPWMVYGFYEFGGNNGKTGFIISVDKGSEKRIGDATTSNLPPKKWTHVTATYDGSRMALYYNGEVEVDGDAKGKIDTNDVPVSIGRNSEGNREHYIGRVDEVAIWSVALTQGEIQEAMDRVYAVEPEGKLPTRWGAIKGGYLKVPEALHPRVPYWQ; encoded by the coding sequence ATGACGGTGTCACCCGAAAAATGCTGTAGTATGCAGAAACCGTCTGAATTTTCATCGGGCGGGGTAACCCCGCCCCTACAGGAGGTAGACTTCATGAAGGTTTTAGCTATATTTCTGTTGACATTGGGATGCGTTGTCGCAGCCAACACAATGAGTGAGGCTGTCCGAGAAGACGATATGGCACTCTACCTTTCCTTCGACGAAGTAAAAGGAGATACTGCCATAGATAAGTCGAAACATGGGAATGATGCGACCATTCACAAAGGAAAGATCGCCAAGGGCAAACATGGCGACTCGGTCGAATTGAGCGGCGAAGCCGGGGGTTGGATTGAAGTGCCAGATTCCGATTCTTTGGATATCACGGACGAGATCACTTTGATGTGTTGGGTGTATCCAACCGAATTCACAAATGAGTGGTTCCGTATTATTGTGAAGACGTGGGCAGGCGATACCGCCCCATGGATGGTCTATGGGTTCTATGAGTTTGGCGGTAATAATGGAAAAACGGGTTTTATTATCTCTGTTGATAAGGGGTCAGAAAAGCGGATTGGTGATGCTACGACTTCAAACTTGCCCCCGAAGAAGTGGACGCATGTAACCGCTACCTACGATGGGAGCCGGATGGCACTTTACTATAATGGTGAAGTAGAAGTGGATGGTGATGCCAAAGGCAAGATTGATACAAACGATGTTCCTGTCTCGATTGGACGTAACAGTGAAGGGAATCGCGAGCATTACATTGGACGCGTTGATGAGGTCGCTATCTGGAGCGTAGCGCTGACCCAAGGTGAAATCCAGGAGGCAATGGATCGGGTGTATGCCGTCGAGCCAGAAGGCAAGTTACCCACGAGATGGGGTGCGATAAAAGGTGGATATCTTAAGGTGCCTGAAGCATTGCACCCGAGAGTCCCCTATTGGCAGTAG
- a CDS encoding phytanoyl-CoA dioxygenase family protein, whose amino-acid sequence MTSEEKFQVDLQGYFVIKNVLTEDEVAEMNEIIDRESADNLRGHGDRVSSLWGEPFKSLIDHPKILPYLLELLGPHVRLDHDYAIFMDEGQEGGRLHGGEDGGGPGGPEADHWYKYRDGVMRNGLSVMTYHLADAPEGAGGFACIPGSHKSNFLRDLPSDVRNFERPAHYVVQPPVEAGDVLFFTEALVHGTMTWRAKHQRRSLLYKYSPGHSAWSGEYHDLSKYGELTEQQERMLLPPSVGRRPYVIDEN is encoded by the coding sequence ATGACCAGCGAAGAAAAATTTCAGGTAGATCTTCAAGGCTACTTCGTCATAAAGAACGTCTTGACCGAGGATGAAGTCGCTGAGATGAATGAGATTATTGACAGGGAATCCGCCGATAATCTGAGAGGACACGGCGATAGAGTGTCGAGCCTTTGGGGTGAACCTTTTAAGAGCCTGATTGACCACCCGAAGATTCTCCCGTATCTCCTCGAATTATTAGGTCCGCACGTCCGTTTAGACCACGATTATGCCATCTTTATGGATGAAGGGCAAGAAGGCGGTAGATTGCACGGGGGTGAAGACGGTGGTGGTCCCGGGGGTCCTGAGGCAGATCACTGGTACAAATACCGCGATGGTGTCATGCGCAACGGGTTGTCCGTGATGACCTATCATCTGGCGGATGCCCCAGAAGGGGCAGGCGGATTCGCCTGTATCCCCGGCAGCCACAAGAGCAATTTCTTGCGGGACTTGCCATCAGATGTTCGAAATTTCGAGCGCCCGGCACACTACGTTGTGCAACCGCCTGTGGAAGCGGGAGATGTGTTGTTCTTCACCGAAGCCCTTGTTCACGGGACGATGACGTGGCGGGCAAAACATCAACGCCGCTCCCTGCTCTACAAATACAGTCCCGGACACTCCGCTTGGTCGGGAGAATACCACGATCTCAGCAAATACGGCGAACTCACCGAACAACAGGAACGGATGCTCCTGCCGCCATCAGTGGGTAGACGTCCGTATGTTATAGATGAGAATTAA
- a CDS encoding AAC(3) family N-acetyltransferase, whose product MKTPHTREKLTQDFTDLGIAQGDTLFIHSSFKSLGSVEDGASTVIAALETAVGAEGLILMPTFSLLPSREERVAAWDVNKTPSTVGWLTEFFRQMFDTHRSDHYSHAIAARGRDAKAFVSDHRRREGYQSPWDHYPWGKTYGTHSPMFRAYKANAKLLMLGVDYQTSTYIHLVEVIHWNKRLADDPQAEYIRLKRPELGEYWERLGQLKKGKVGDSVCRLFHIETYVDSLLAEVERNPEPYVV is encoded by the coding sequence ATGAAAACACCTCATACACGCGAAAAACTCACCCAAGACTTCACCGACCTCGGTATTGCCCAAGGGGATACACTCTTTATCCATTCATCTTTCAAGAGTCTCGGATCCGTTGAGGACGGCGCCAGCACGGTTATCGCTGCGTTAGAAACGGCAGTCGGAGCGGAAGGTCTGATTCTGATGCCGACTTTTAGTCTTTTACCGAGTCGGGAAGAGCGCGTCGCGGCGTGGGATGTCAACAAAACACCCTCTACAGTGGGCTGGCTGACAGAGTTTTTTCGGCAGATGTTCGATACCCATCGTTCCGACCACTATTCGCACGCCATTGCTGCTCGCGGGAGAGACGCAAAAGCATTCGTGTCCGATCACCGGCGACGCGAAGGCTATCAATCCCCGTGGGATCATTATCCGTGGGGCAAGACTTACGGCACGCATTCACCGATGTTCCGTGCCTATAAGGCGAACGCCAAGCTTCTCATGCTCGGTGTCGATTACCAGACCTCGACGTATATCCACCTCGTTGAGGTTATCCATTGGAACAAACGTCTCGCTGACGATCCACAGGCGGAATATATCCGTCTGAAACGTCCAGAACTCGGTGAATACTGGGAGCGTCTCGGTCAGTTGAAAAAAGGGAAGGTGGGAGATTCCGTATGTCGGTTGTTCCATATCGAAACGTATGTGGACTCCCTTTTGGCAGAGGTCGAGCGCAATCCTGAACCGTATGTCGTATGA
- a CDS encoding phytanoyl-CoA dioxygenase family protein codes for MTGEEKFAVDLEGYLVIKNVLTDEEVAEMNAIIDKGDRQGPPSLWGEPFRRLIDHPKILPYLIELMGPHVRLDHDYAIFMEKGQGRGGLHGGEDGGRAGGSVGDHWYKYRDGHIRNGLSVMTYNLADAPAGAGGFACIPASHKCNLPTDLPTDVRRFERPAHYVVQPPLAAGDVLFFTEALIHGTMPWTAAHQRRSLLYKYSPGHSAWSEHYYDISKYEGLTEQQKRMLLPPSVGRRPRVVDTD; via the coding sequence ATGACTGGCGAAGAAAAATTTGCAGTGGATCTTGAGGGCTACCTCGTCATAAAGAATGTGCTCACCGACGAGGAAGTCGCTGAGATGAACGCTATCATCGACAAAGGCGATCGTCAAGGACCGCCGAGTCTCTGGGGTGAACCCTTCAGGAGACTCATTGATCACCCGAAAATCCTGCCGTATCTCATCGAATTGATGGGTCCGCACGTCCGACTCGACCACGATTACGCCATCTTCATGGAGAAGGGGCAAGGACGTGGCGGATTACACGGCGGAGAGGACGGTGGGCGCGCCGGTGGAAGCGTCGGCGACCATTGGTATAAATACCGAGACGGACACATCCGCAACGGATTATCCGTGATGACATACAACCTTGCGGACGCACCAGCGGGCGCGGGCGGGTTCGCCTGTATCCCAGCGAGCCATAAGTGCAACTTGCCGACTGACCTTCCGACAGATGTGCGCCGTTTCGAGCGTCCCGCGCACTATGTCGTCCAACCTCCGCTTGCAGCGGGTGACGTGCTGTTTTTTACTGAGGCACTCATCCATGGGACGATGCCCTGGACAGCGGCGCACCAACGCCGTTCCCTGCTCTATAAATACAGTCCCGGACACTCCGCTTGGTCGGAACACTATTACGACATCAGTAAATACGAAGGGTTGACGGAACAACAGAAACGGATGCTTCTGCCGCCGTCAGTCGGCAGACGGCCCCGCGTTGTTGATACTGACTAA